Within Candidatus Limnocylindria bacterium, the genomic segment CGAAGTTGCGGTCCTCGTCCCGCCGATACACGGGGTGGTTCCAGCAGACGAAGTGGAACAGCTCGTGGCAGGCGGACAGCTCTACCTGGCGCAGTCCCTCGTAGGTCTCGACGCCCGCGGCGAGCTCGATCTCATTCCGGTCCGGGTAGAAACCGCCGCCGTACCGCGCGTTCGTCCGGATGATCGGGCAGCGCCTGCCCAGCGCGCGGACCTCGTCGGGGAATCCGCGCAGGGCGCGCTCCGCCAGGACGTCCCCGGGCGTCACGTACAGGTACATCTGGCGGCGCCAGAGCGACCGTCGGAGGTCCGGTAGCCGGCTTCCGGTCAGGCGCTCGACGGCCGAAAGCACGGCGCGGCGGTATCGGATCACGAGCCAAGTATCCGTGGCGCAGAACAGGAGTTGCGCCCGCCGTGTTAATAGGAGCGACGTGTACCGATCCGATGCCCCTGGCCGCGTGAATCTGATCGGCGAGCACACGGACTACAACGAGGGCCTCGTCCTCCCGACCGCGACCCCACAGCGCACAGTCGTCGAGCTGTCTCCCCGCGAGGACCAGGTCGTCCGGGTGGAGAGCGAGGGCTACATGCCGATCGCCTACCGGCTCGGCGACGAACGGACCTGCGGCGACTGGGGCGACTACGTCCGCGGCGTTACCTGGGTGCTCACGAAGGCCGGTCACGCCATCCGCGGATTCGACGCCGGCATCGCCTCGCGGGTGCCTCCCGGCGCGGGTCTCTCGTCCAGCGCCGCGCTCGAGGTCGCGTTGCTGCGCGCACTCCGCGACGCCTTCTCGCTGACGCTCGATGACATGGCCCTCGCGTACGCCGCGCACAAGGCGGAACGCGACGTCGTCGGAGCGCGCGTCGGCACGATGGACCAGCTCGCCGCGGGTCTCGCGCGCGTTGGCGAAGCGCTGCTCATCGACATGCGGAAGTCGGACATCGAACGCGTGCCGATCCCTGGCAGCGTCGAGATCGTGGTCGTCTATTCCGGGATCGCGCACGACAACGCGAAGCAGGGCGCGTACAACGAGCGGCGCGCCCAATGCGACGAGGCCGCCCGGCGCCTCGGGATCGTTTCCCTACGCGACGCGACCCTTGGCGATGTCGAACGCCTCGCCCCGCAGAACGCGACCCTCGCGCGCCGCGTGCGGCACGTCGTGAGCGAGAACGAGCGTGTCCGCGCGTTCGTCGCAGCTCTCAGGGCCGGCGACCTCGCGCGGTGCGGTGCGATCATCGACGCGTCGCACGCGTCTCTTCGTGAGGACTTCGACGTTTCGACAGAAGAGCTCGACATCCTGGCCGACGCGCTGCGTTCGCAGCGTGGAGTGCACGGCGCGCGCCTGGTGGGCGCCGGCTTCGGAGGCTCCGTGCTGGCGCTCGCGGACGCGGGAACCGGGTCGGATGCGGCGCGCGGCGCGGCGGAGCTGTACCGGTCGCGCGCCGGCCGCACCGGACGTGTGGTGATGCCGGTCTAACGCGCGTCCCGCGCATACTCGACCTGCCGTGCCCCGTCCGCCGTCCGCCGACGCGCCGCGCATCTTCACCGGCATCGCGCGCTCGTACGACCGCGCCGGCGCGCTGTTCTCCTTCGGCCAGGATCCACGCTGGCGGCACGCGCTCGTCGCATCCGTCGCCGCCGCTCCCGACGACGTCGTGCTCGATGTGGCCACCGGCACGGGACTCGTGGCCGTCGAGCTCGCCCAGCGCTACGGCTGCAAGGTCGTCGGTCTCGATCGCAGCGCGGACATGCTCGCCGAGGCGTCGCGCCGGAACGGTCTGATCAGTGGACTGGTGAACGCTCGCGCGGAGCGACTTCCGTTCGCCGACGCGACGTTCGACCACGTCACGTTCACGTATCTGCTGCGGTATGTCGACGATCCGGCGGCGACCGTGCGCGAGCTCTCGCGTGTGCTGAAGCCCGGCGGGCGGCTCGCGGCGCTCGAGTTCGGGGTCCCGTCCTCGCCGATCGCGTTCGGTCTGTGGCGGTTGTACACGCGGGCCGTGATGCCGATCCTTGGTTCGCTGTTCTCGCGCAAGTGGCGCGACGTGAACGCGTTCCTCGGCCCCAGCATCGAACGCTTCTACCGCGCGCATCCACAGCGCGACGTCGAACGGTACTGGCGCGACGCGGGTCTCGCCGATGTGCGTTCGCGAGCGATGAGCCTCGGCGGCGGGATCGTCATGAGCGCGACGAAGCGGCCCGCGACGGTCGCGAGCGATGTGCGCCTCGGCGCGGCGTTCTACGCGCTCCAGCCGGGCGGCTGGCGGGATTACTGGACGCTGCTGCATCCGCCGTACACAGCGTGGCATCTGTCGTACGTGCTGCTCGGCGCGGCGCTGTCGCCCGCGCCCGATCCGCGCATCGTCCTGGGCGCCCTGCTCGCGTTCGGGCTCGCGGTCGGTGTCGCGGCGCATTCGTTCGACGAGCTCCAGGGACGTCCGCTCGGCACGCGGATCCCCGCGCGCGTGCTCGCCATACTCGGAGCGCTCGGTCTCGCAGGCGCGGCCGCGCTCGGCACCGCTGCTGCTCTGATGCTCGGTCCGATGCTCTGGTTATTCGTCCTGGCCGGCGTCGCGCTCGTCCTTCTTTACGCATTCGAAGCTCCGGTCGTCCATTCGGACGTCGGGTTCGCGCTGGCGTGGGGCGCGTTCCCGGTCCTCACGGCCGCGTACGCCACGGGCGCGCCGATGGTCCCCGCGGTCGCGGTCGCCGCGGCAGCTGCGCTCCTGAGCCTCGCGCAGCGCGTTCTGTCTACGCGCGTGCGCGCGGTCAGGCGCCGAAGCCTCTCTGTCGGAGGCGAGGTCCGCTACATCGACGGATCGCGCGAGACGCTCGACGCGCAGGGACTCATCGCGGCGCCGGAAGGCGCGCTGCGCATCCTCTGGCTCGCGGTCGTCGCGCTCGCGGTGGGTCTGCTGCTCGCGCGTTACTGATGGAGCGGCGAAGCCGCTCCAGAAAGCCGGAGCCGAGGGCGGAGGTCACGTCTAGCGGGTCAGCGACGCGATGAACCGCTCGGCGTTGCGATAGGCGATGGCCTCCGCGACGTCTGGCGGAAGCTGCGAGAGCCATCCACGGATGCCCTTCACGATCTCGGGGTACGTATCCCAGCGCTCGTTGCCCGTGAACGTGCCACCGACGGTCCATGTGTCGGTGCCGATCATGAAGCGGCCGCCGTGCCGGATGAGCAGCTCGCGCCACCGCGGGTCGAGTGTGCCGTTCGACGCGATGTCGGTCCGCAGCGAGAGCTCGACCGACAGTTTCGGCCATGAGTCGAGCAGGGCCGCGATCTGTTGGGGCGTCGCATCGACGCCCGCGTGCGCCCACAGCACCGTTGCATCCGGAACGTAGTTCAGCAGCTCCGCGACCGCGCGCGCGTCGGCGTGCGGCTGAAGAAATAGCTTCTCGCGCTGCGCGAGCGCGAGGACGCCGCGCACGGCCGCCAGTCCCATCTGGCCGACGACGAGATGAAACTCGCCGAAGCCGCGGTGCATGCCGGGTCGGTAGATCGATTCGACGTAGGGGACGATCGACGGATCGCGCGCCCACGAGAACACGTCGGCCACGTTGCGATATGGACCCAGCATCGGAATGACACGATCGCCGAGGACGGCTTTCAGCTTGAATGTGCCCTCGTCAGGCGCGCTCGATACCAGGCCCGAGCGAACGCCGGCCGCGTCCAGGATCTTCGCGACCCTCTCCGGCGCATACGCCGACCACGCCGCCGCGCTGTAGTGGAGGTGTGCATCGAAGAGCGGCATCACCCCTGGTGTCGGTGTCGGTGACGGGGTGGGCGTTGGTGTCGGCGTCGGCGAGAGCGTTGGTGCAATGAACGTCGGTGAGGCCGTCGTCGGGGCCGTCGCCATAGGCGCGCACGCGCTCGCGAGGATGAGCGCGACCAGGAGCCGGGTCACCCGGTTACCGTAACGCCCTGTGATCTTCACAAGCGCCCGCGTGTCAGTCGCGGAATTCGAGCGCGTCGCAGGGTGGGGGTCGAAACCCGAGGGCCTTTGCCGCGGCGAGCGGTGCGTGCCGTTCCGCTCGGTCGACGCGGCCGCCGTCGAGCTGGCTGCCGCCGCGGAAGCGCTCGCGATGCCGCTCGTTCATGACGCAGCTCACGGTCTGTGGGCGCTCGGTGCGGAGGCCGGCGGTCGTGCGCTTCGCAGCGCCGCAGCGCCCGAGCTCGAGCTGCCCGACTTCCGCGGCCGAACATTCCGCTTGTCGTCACTCCGCGGGACGAAGGCGCTTCTGGTCGCCTGGGCATCGTGGTGAGGCTGCCGTCTTGACCTGCCCGTGTGGCAGGAGCTGAGGACCGAGCTCAGGCCGCGTGGTCTCGAGATCGTCACGATCGCGCTCGATGCGCGGGGCAGCGAGACCGCGGGTCCCTGGATCGCAAAGGCGGCCCCGGAACATCCCTCGCTCATCGACGAGGGGCATGTCGTCGATGCCCTCTTCGGCGTCATCAACGTCCCGAGCGGGATCTGGATCGACGAAGAGGGCACGATCGTCCGACCGCCCGAGCCCGCGCATCCCAGCCGGCCCGCGTACCTCGATCGCGCCGTGCCGCCGGACGCAACGCCCGCAGTACGTGAGGCGATAGAGCTGACCAAGGCACTGCACGTCGAGTCAGAGCGCTATGTCGCCGCGCTTCGTGATTGGGTCCAGAAAGGTGGCGAGAGTCGGTTTGCCCTCTCGCCCGATGAGGTGATCCGGCGCAGTCGGCCTCGGCCGGTCGAGGAGGCGACGGCGGCGGCGCACTTCGCGCTGGGCCAGGCGCTGTACGCTCGAGGCGCGCAGGCCGCGGCGATCGAACACTTCCGCGAGGCGCACCGTCTGCAGCCGGCGAACTGGACCTACCGCCGCGATGCGTGGAGCCTTGCCGGCGCCGATCGCGAGGCTGTCTACGGCACCAGCTGGGTCGAAGAGGTCAAACGCGAAGGCGTCGAGAAATACTACCCACCGCTCGAGCTTTAGCCGTCGTGGCCCGCCGTATGCGGGTGTGCATCGGTGACGGAGGTGTCACATGCCAAGAAGCGAAGGCGGTTCCGCAACGGACCAGCCGACAACGGATCAGCCGACCGAGACCGAGAGGGTCATGGAACAGCGCCGCGGTGAGCGCGGCGGGCAGGACACGTCGACCAAGACATACACGGTCAAGGCCGGCGACACGCTTTCGGACATCGCGGAGTCCGAGATGGGCGATGCGAATCGGTGGCCCGAGCTCTACGCCGCGAATAAGGAAGCAGTTGGCAGCGACCCGGACATGATCCATCCCGGATTGGAGCTCAAGATCCCGGACTAAGCGCTGCGGCGCTGTGGCTGCGGCGGTCGCTATCGCTACTTCTTCCGCCCGGGTTTCGGTTTGAGCGGATTGCGCTTCTTGCCGCCGCGGCCATAGCCGCCTCCCGGCGGGTTCGTCCCGCGTCCACTGCGTGATGGGCTCGCCTTTTGGCTGGCATGTCCGTCCTCCTCCGACTCAGGTCCGCCGTGGTAATGCCACGCATGGCGCCTCGGCCTTTGGCAGACTTGCGCCCTGGTGCATGCGCCGCAGACCTCGATTGGCCCGATCGCGATCCCGCCCGCAGGCCAGCGCGTAGCCGGGCACTTCACGTTCCCCAGCGACGAGGGTCTCGCGAAGTACGAATGGCCGTACTTCGCGATCACGGGAAGGGTCTCCGGTCCGACGGTGCTCGTCACCGCCGGGATCCACGCTGCCGAGTACACCGGGATCGAGGCCGCCATCCGCCTGGGCCGGAGCACGGCGCCGGAGCACGTCCGCGGCATCCTGATCGTGATCCCGTTGCTGAACCGCCCCGGCTTCTACGAGCGCAGCGTGTATGTGAATCCCGAGGACGGTGACAACCTCAATCGGCTGTTCCCAGGGGACCCAAAAGGCAAATGGGGCGAGCGCTTCGCGCACCGGCTGCTGACCGAGATCGTGACGCGCTGTGAGTACGCGATCGATCTGCATGCCGGCGACCTCATCGAAGACCTGACGCCGTTCGTCATCTACCGCGAGACCGGCGAGGTCGCTCTGGACGAGCGCATCCGGAGGATGGCCGGGGCGTACGGTGCGCGCTGGGCGGTGAAGAGCGCGCCCACCGGCGAGCGACCAGGCTCGCTGTATGCGCTCGCCGCGCTTAACGGCGTCGCGTCGATGCTCGCGGAGTCCGGCGGACGGGGATTGCTCATCGAAGAGGATGTCGTGCGTCATGTTCGTGGCGTGACGAACATCCTGCGTGCGATCGGCGCAGTCGATGGCGCACCCGAGGCGGTCGCGCCGCCGCGTGTGGTGAACAGCTTCGACTGGCTGCGGTCGCCCGTGGAAGGCCTCTTCCACTCGCGCGTTCGGGTCGAGCAGCAAGTCGCTGCCGGGGACGTCGTAGGCGAGCTCGTCGACCTGGTGGGCGAACCGCTCGCAACAGTGAAGGCGCCGGTCAGCGGCGTCGTGCTCTTCATCGTCACCAGTCCCGCGATCAAGAAAGACGGCCTTCTTCTGGCCATCGGCGCGCTCTAGAGCTCCGGACTAGCATCCCGTGTCGGTGGCGGGCCGAAGGGGGCTGAGGCTCGCGAATAGCTCGCGAATAGCTCGCGAATATGGGGAGGTCAGTCATGTCCCGATCCTCCGTGCTGACTCACCCCGCCGCCCTCATCCTCGCGATCGCCCTCGTCCTTCAGGTGTCGTCCGCGGGTGCCGCGGCGACCCCGCTGTGGTCGAGCGCCGTCACTTTCACGAACGTCGTCGCCAGCACCCCGGTGTGGGGCGGTGGGTAACCCGCCAACCCGGCGTACGTCCCTGGCAGCTGTGGGCCTCAGCCGCTCAACTCGAACCACTCCGAGTCGTGGATCGCCGTGAAGCCCGGCACCGAGGATCTTGTCGGCGCCTCGAAGTTCTTCATCTCGAAGTGGAGCACTTTCTACGACTTCCACCTCGGCTCCTACACGATCTTGAATGGCACGCCGGCCGGGAACAACCAGGTGCAGAGTTACGAATGTACGACCGTCGGTACCCAGGACATGCCGCCGTCGTGGACCATGAACACGGACCCGAACGTCGATTTCGACACGCAGGGCCGCGTTTACCAGGTGACCCTACCGTTCAACGCGTATTGGCAGAACATGCATCCGAACGCGGCGGTCATGGTGTCTTACAGCAACGATATGGGCCGGAACTGGATCACGGGGAACGGTGGCAAGGCGCTGGAACAGTCGCCCAACTCGTCGAGCCTCCAGTACGGCCACGTCGAGGACAAACAGTGGATCGCTGTGAACCACATCGTCGGCCACCCATACCAGGACCACGTGTACGCGTTGTGGTCCGTGTTCAATGGCGCGCCGAACGGTGGGTCGGTCGACCTGCGCATCGCGATATCTCGCGATCGCGGCCTGACGTTCTCGCGCTACAGCTCGTTCCCGATGCCGTCAGTGAGCGGCCGGCAGAACCTCTACGTGCAACCCTCGATCGGCGCGAACGGCGACCTCTACATCGCGTTCGCATCGACCGAGAAGGATAAGAAGAGCGGTCAGGTCACGCTGTGGATCGCGAAGTCGACCGACGACGGCCAGACCTTCACGTTCTCGCGCGCTGTCACCGGCGTCGGCTTGATCCCCATGTGCTGCCTCCCGAACACAACGTTCCGTGACGGTATCGTCGAGAGCTTCGCCGCGAGTGCCAACCTCGCCGGGCACCTGTACATGACGTACGAGGACTGGGACGCCGCTGCCGGTCAGTTCGACGTGAGGTTCGTGCAGTCGACCAACGGCGGCGCGACCTGGTCCGCACCCGTCAAGGTGAACGACAACGCGGAGTCGAGCGCGCTCGGCTACACCGACCAGTTCCAGCCTCCGATCGCCGCGGGACCGAACGGCGCGGTGGCCATCGCCTTCTACGATCGTCGCGCGGCGTGCCCAAGCGACCCGAGCGTGCTCGCGGCGGACGTCGGCGAGACGAACTTCTGTATCGACGTGACGCTCCAGGCATACAAGGACACCGGCGCAGGGGCGCAGCCGGTGCGTGCGAACACGCGCATCACCGACTTCACCTGGGATCCGATGAATCCGGGCCAGCATGTGGACGGCATCGGCCAGATGGCGTGCGCCGCGCATCGCGACCCGTGCACGGAGCGCGCGTTCATCGGCGACTACTTCGGGCTGGCGATCTCGGCCGGGAACATCTACGCGCTCTTCGTCTCGACGCATTACCCGTCGACCGTGGTCGCCGACGAAGGCGGTTGGGTCTATTACCAGCAGCAGGTGCTAGCGAAGGTCCCGCGCTCGCAGTACGGCGCGGGTTACTAGAGCGAACGGAGGGGCTCGCTCGCGCGGGCCCCTCCGCGGCTATCGCGTGATCCGGACATAGGCCAGGCCCTTCGCCTCGACGAGCGTTCCGCGCGGCGTCTCGACCATGCGCAGCATCACCGCGCTGCAGCCCGGGCATCGCAGCACCACACCCGGTGCCATCGTGTAGGCCAGGAGGGTACCGACCTCTCCCTCGCGTCCGCACGCGGCGCACTTGCTATCGGCGGCCGTCATGTCCACGCCGAAGAGCTCTTCCAGCATCCCCGCGACGGCGTTCCCGTCCAGCGTCCGCGCGTCGGTCGTCGGTCTTTCCATGCGGCCTCCTCTATTTACCTGATGGGCCGAAGCGCTCCGTACGGATGCGCTGTGCCGGAACCCCGATGCGCACGAGACCGTTTGCGGCGGCCTCCACGAGCGGCGTCGGCCCGCAGATGAAGACGAGCGGCGCGTTGCCGAGTGGCCGGCGGACCTCGGTCAGCATCTGGTCATCGATTCGTCGTGCGTAGCCGGTCCAACCTGGGGGCTGCGATCGCGTGAGCGTGTGGATGACCTCGAGTCCGTCGCCGCGCGCGGCGACGTCGCGCAGCTCGTCGGCGTAGATGATGTCCTCGTGCGTCCGCGAGCTGTAGAGCAGGCGCGTCGGGGGGCGCGGTGCTGTCGCGGCGCGATGGCGGAGCATGGCCATCAGCGGGACGATGCCAGACCCGCCCGCGATCAGGAGGAGCGGTCCGCCGAGCGCGGCGTTCCACACAAAGTAACCGCCGATCGGACCACGGACCTCGATCCGATCGCCGACGACCGCAACGTCATGGAGGAATGGTGAGACCTCACCATCCGTGACGCGTTCGACCGTGACCTCGATCTCGCCTTCGCGCTCGGGCCCGGATGCGATCGAGTAGCTGCGCTGCACGCTGTACCCATCGGCGGCCGTCAGGCGTAGGTCGTAGTGCTGGCCCGGTCGATGCGGCGTCCAGTTCGGCAGGCGCAGCGTGTACGACCGAACGCGCGGCGTTTCCTCGCGGATCTTCGCGATGGTGGCGAGCTGCCAGTCGAGGACGCGCCGCTCGCTAGTCGCCGCTGTAGCGCTCCTCTTTCCACGGGTCGCCGCGGATGTGATAGCCGAGAGACTCCCAGAACCCCGGAGTCTCCTTTTCGGTGATGCGCAGGCCGCGCACCCACTTCGCGCTCTTCCAGAAGTAGAGGTGGGGAACGACGAGCCGCGCTGGACCGCCGTGCTCCGGAGCGAGTGGCGCGCCGTCGTACGCGTACGCGACGAACGCTTGGCCGTTCACGATGTCCGGCAGCCGGAGGTTCGTCGTGTAGCCGCCGTCCGAGTAGGCCGTCGCGAAGCCGCCACGCGGGTCAAGGTCGACCGACTCAAGAAGCGTGTCGATGCTCACGCCGCGCCAGCGCGTGTCCAGCTTCGTCCACTTGGTGACGCATGAGATGTCGACGGTGAAGTCCTGCGCGGGCAGCTTCTGGAACTCCGCCCAAGTCCAAGTGACCTTCTGCTTTACGAGACCTTCGATCGCGAACGACCAGAGTCGCAGATTGGTGATCGGCGTCGGGCCCGCGGACAGGACCGGGAAGTCACGAGCGAGGTACTGGCCGGGCGGGACGCGGTTCGCCGCCGCGCCGCTCGCCCGCGGCTTGCCCTCGAAACCGCGCGTGACAAAGCGCCCCGACATTGCGCGGCGATGCTGCGCGTCTAAGTAGACTCGCGCAAATGGCCCGGATCATCGACCTCCTCGCGGCCGGGCAGACGTTCTCGTTCGAATTCTTTCCACCAAAGGATGAAGACGAGCAGCGCCTGCTCACGCGGACGATCTCTGACCTCCAGCCGCTTCGACCTTCGTTCGTTTCGGTGACCTACCGGGGCGGTCGGATCTCGCGCGAGCGCACGACGCGTGTCGTGATCGACCTGCTGCGCACCACCGACCTGACGCCGATGCCACACCTGACCTGCGTCGCGCACCCGCGCTTCGAGCTCGGCGAGATCATCGGCGGCTTCCGGGCGGCGGGGCTCGAGAACCTGCTCGCGCTCGGCGGCGATCCGCTACCCGCCGAAGAGTCGTACAAGGAGCTGGAATACGCATCGCAATTGGTCGAGCTCGGACGGCGGCTCGGCTTTGACTCGATCGGAGTCGCGGCACACCCCGCAGGTCACCCACGCTCGCCCGATCTCAAGTCCGATCGCTTGCACCTCGCGGAGAAGATGCGCCTCGCGGACTTCGCGATCACGCAGTTCTTCTTCAAGGTGGAGGAGTACGAGCGTCTTCGGGACGAGGTCGCCGCGCTCGGTGTCACCAAGCCGATCCTCGCCGGCATCATGCCGATCACGTCGCTCGTGTCGGTCCAGCGGATGGCCCAGCTATCCGGATACGCGGTCCCCGAAGACATCGTTCGTCGGATCGAGGCCGGCGGCGACGACCGCGAAGAGATCCGTAGGCGCGGGATCGAGGTCGCCACGAAGCTCTGCCGCGACCTGCTCGATCTCGGCGTGCCGGGTCTGCACTTCTACACGCTCAACTTCTCCAAGGCGACGCGCGAGATCTACACCAACCTCGGGTTGGTGAAAACGTAGGAGCCGGCTATGCCTTGGGCGAGGGCGCGAGGCGCTCGGTCAGGGCGGGTATGTCGAGGTCGGGCTCCGGGTAGCGCGGATCCATCTCCTCAAGGGTCTCGATCAGCATCCGCGTGATCGCCCAGTTCCGGTACCACTTCTTATTCGCCGGAACGACATACCAAGGCGCCTTCGGCGTCGAGCAGCGGAACAGCGCGGCGTCGTAGGCGACCTGGTAGTCGGACCACCGGCTGCGCTCCTCAAGATCGTTCGGATTGAACTTCCAGCGCTTGGTCGGGTCGAGGAGGCGCGCGAGAAGCCGCTTTCGCTGCTCCTCGAATGAGATGTGGAGGCAGACCTTCACGATCGTCGTCCCGGACGCGATGACCTCGCGCTCGAAGCGATTGATCTCGTTGTACCGCTTGGACCACACGCTCTCCGGCACGAGGTTCTTCACCCGCACGATGAGCACGTCCTCGTAATGCGAGCGGTTGAAGATCCCGATCTCGCGGACGGCAGGCAGTGCGTTCCTGATTCGCCACAGATAGTCATGACGCCGTTCCTCCTCGGTCGGTGCCTTGAAGCCCGTGATCTTCACGCCCTGGGGGTCGACAGCGCCGATGACGTGGATGATCGTGCCGTCCTTCCCAGATGTGTCCATGCCTTGCAGCACGAGTAGCAGCGAGCGCTTCCCTTCGGCATACAAACGCTCCTGGAGCTGACGGAGCTTCTCCTGGTCCGCCTTCATTTCGCCGCGCGCCGTCTTCTTTCGCACGCCGGGCGTCGCACCGGGGTCGATGTCGGCCAATGTGAGCTGGCCCTTGGTGGGCTTCACGCGCAGGAGATCGCGTACCGAGCGCCGTTTGGCCATGGGGGACAATCTTCATCATGCTCGAGCGCGAGCGCAAATATCGGCTCAGCATCGATGAATCGGCCAGGTTGACCGCGTTCCTCGACCGCGCCGGGACCCTTGTGCGCTCCGAGATCCAGGACAACGTGCGATACGCCGAGCGCAACACACCAGGCAACGGCGTGGACCTCCGGCTGCGGATCGTGGCGGGTCGCCAAGAGCTGACGCTGAAAGGTCCCCGCTTGGAGCGCGGTCCGTCAAAGGTCCGGCAAGAGTGGAGTGTCGTCGTCTCCGGAGACGCCGGATCATTCCTCGAAGCTCTCGGATTTGCGAAGGTGCTGACCTATCGCAAGAGGACCTCGATCTACGCGATCGGTGGGGCGACGGTCTCCATCGATGAGGTCGAAGGCCTCGGACTGTTCTGCGAGATCGAGGCGACCGATGACGACGTCATCGAGGCGGTCGTGCGAGAGCTCGGTCTGCATGCGAGAGCGCTCGAGCAGAGGGGATACGCGCGCTTGGTGAAGGACGCGCGGACGGCCGCTGCGCCGATCCCGTGATCGCGCGCTGACGCAGCTGGCCGCCAATAGCGGAACGTACTGGCTCGCCGCGGCGCGGCCTGGCGCCCG encodes:
- the cyaB gene encoding class IV adenylate cyclase; protein product: MLERERKYRLSIDESARLTAFLDRAGTLVRSEIQDNVRYAERNTPGNGVDLRLRIVAGRQELTLKGPRLERGPSKVRQEWSVVVSGDAGSFLEALGFAKVLTYRKRTSIYAIGGATVSIDEVEGLGLFCEIEATDDDVIEAVVRELGLHARALEQRGYARLVKDARTAAAPIP
- a CDS encoding methylenetetrahydrofolate reductase: MARIIDLLAAGQTFSFEFFPPKDEDEQRLLTRTISDLQPLRPSFVSVTYRGGRISRERTTRVVIDLLRTTDLTPMPHLTCVAHPRFELGEIIGGFRAAGLENLLALGGDPLPAEESYKELEYASQLVELGRRLGFDSIGVAAHPAGHPRSPDLKSDRLHLAEKMRLADFAITQFFFKVEEYERLRDEVAALGVTKPILAGIMPITSLVSVQRMAQLSGYAVPEDIVRRIEAGGDDREEIRRRGIEVATKLCRDLLDLGVPGLHFYTLNFSKATREIYTNLGLVKT
- a CDS encoding polyphosphate kinase 2 family protein, which produces MAKRRSVRDLLRVKPTKGQLTLADIDPGATPGVRKKTARGEMKADQEKLRQLQERLYAEGKRSLLLVLQGMDTSGKDGTIIHVIGAVDPQGVKITGFKAPTEEERRHDYLWRIRNALPAVREIGIFNRSHYEDVLIVRVKNLVPESVWSKRYNEINRFEREVIASGTTIVKVCLHISFEEQRKRLLARLLDPTKRWKFNPNDLEERSRWSDYQVAYDAALFRCSTPKAPWYVVPANKKWYRNWAITRMLIETLEEMDPRYPEPDLDIPALTERLAPSPKA